Proteins encoded in a region of the Pseudomonas sp. GOM7 genome:
- a CDS encoding efflux RND transporter permease subunit, translated as MNLSAWSIRYPVPGVLLFIVLTLFGWLGFERLPIQDFPDMDLPVVNITASLEGAAPEQLETEVARKLEDRLTSLRLLKHVNTVITDGAVTISVSFEIDKDGDEALMEVRNAVDSAMPELPANLDTPSVSRLTTSAAPLLSYVVEAPGMDEEALSWFVDNDLAKKLLSVPGIAQIARSGGVDREIQVDLDPALMAGLGVSVAEVDAQLRAVQKDNSGGQGNLGSGQQAVRTLGAIDDPAVLGRLAIPSADGRLLPLSQLGTVRDGHAERSSLAFHDGKPVIGVQLTRSLGFSDVEVAQGAREAMASFQAQHPQVKITEVSDTVRPILANYHDSMHLLYEGMLLAVLVVGLFLRDWRATLIVATALPLSILPTFGVMYLAGFTLNTISLLALALVIGVLVDDAIVEIENIARHLRGGTPPARAASEAAGEIGLAVLATTFTLVAVFLPTAFMGGVVGKLFRQFGVTASVALLFSLLVARVLTPMMAAYFLKARHEPERDSALMQRYLGWIHLTLTRRRATFLAVTLFFIGTLGLIPWLSTSFLPAQDSGTSKVMLEMPPGTTLEQTAQITRQADQRLREIPEVAHVFAVVGSAKSSAAGAAGIIGAGDAVLTVELVPRDQRSVRQSAVEAKMRQALRSLPGVRVDVGGDSSGEKLSIVLASDDGDLLERTAQALEPQLRQIPGIGTVSSSSALQRPEIQMHPDPARAAALGITSQAIADTLRMATYGQYSSQLGKINLSQRQVDVRVRMDPAVRHDLGLIGQLRVAGHDGQVALASLGELSMGSGPAQITRLDRLRNITLSIELNGRNLGDVMAEAQQLPAMQHLPEQVKIVEQGELQLMTELFASFGLAMAIGVLCVYAVLVLLFHDFMQPATILSALPLSLGGALLALILCGMSFSLPSVIGFLMLMGIVTKNSILLVEYAIVARRELGMSRYDALIDACHKRARPIIMTTLAMGGGMLPTALGFGEDPAFRQPMAVIVMGGLLASTVLSLLVVPVIFTWVDDVLQCLKRRLGMG; from the coding sequence ATGAACCTTTCAGCCTGGTCGATTCGCTACCCGGTACCCGGTGTGTTGCTGTTCATCGTGCTGACGCTGTTCGGCTGGCTGGGCTTCGAGCGCCTGCCCATCCAGGACTTCCCGGACATGGATCTGCCGGTGGTGAACATCACCGCTTCCCTGGAAGGTGCCGCCCCCGAACAGCTGGAAACCGAGGTGGCGCGCAAGCTGGAGGATCGCCTGACCTCGCTGCGCCTGCTCAAGCACGTGAATACGGTGATCACCGACGGCGCGGTGACCATCAGCGTCAGCTTTGAAATCGACAAGGACGGCGACGAAGCGCTGATGGAGGTGCGCAACGCCGTCGACAGCGCCATGCCGGAGCTACCGGCCAACCTCGACACGCCGTCGGTGTCGCGCCTGACTACCAGTGCTGCGCCATTGCTCAGCTACGTGGTCGAGGCGCCGGGGATGGACGAGGAGGCGTTGTCGTGGTTCGTCGATAACGACCTGGCGAAAAAGCTCCTGAGCGTTCCCGGCATCGCCCAGATCGCGCGCAGCGGCGGTGTCGATCGTGAGATTCAGGTGGACCTTGACCCGGCGCTGATGGCCGGGCTGGGCGTCAGTGTGGCCGAGGTCGACGCCCAGCTCAGGGCCGTGCAGAAGGACAACTCGGGTGGCCAGGGCAACCTGGGCAGCGGTCAGCAGGCGGTACGCACCCTGGGTGCAATCGACGATCCAGCGGTACTGGGCAGGTTGGCGATTCCCAGCGCGGACGGGCGGCTGTTACCACTGAGCCAGCTTGGCACTGTCCGCGACGGCCACGCCGAACGCAGCAGCCTGGCCTTTCATGACGGCAAGCCGGTGATCGGCGTGCAACTGACCCGCTCGCTGGGGTTTTCCGACGTGGAGGTGGCGCAGGGCGCACGCGAGGCGATGGCCAGCTTCCAGGCCCAGCACCCGCAGGTGAAGATCACCGAAGTCAGCGATACGGTGCGGCCGATCCTGGCCAACTACCACGACTCGATGCACCTTCTGTATGAGGGCATGCTGCTGGCGGTGCTGGTGGTCGGGCTGTTCCTGCGCGACTGGCGCGCCACGCTGATCGTCGCCACGGCGTTGCCGTTGTCGATCCTGCCGACCTTCGGGGTGATGTACCTGGCGGGCTTCACGCTCAATACCATCTCGCTGCTGGCCCTGGCGCTGGTGATCGGGGTGCTGGTGGACGATGCCATCGTCGAGATCGAAAACATTGCCCGCCACCTGCGCGGTGGCACGCCGCCGGCCCGCGCCGCCAGCGAAGCCGCCGGGGAAATCGGCCTGGCGGTGCTGGCCACGACCTTCACCCTGGTGGCGGTGTTCCTGCCTACCGCCTTCATGGGCGGCGTCGTGGGCAAGCTGTTCCGCCAGTTCGGCGTGACCGCTTCGGTGGCGCTGCTGTTTTCGCTGCTGGTGGCGCGGGTGCTGACGCCGATGATGGCCGCCTATTTCCTCAAGGCTCGCCATGAGCCCGAGCGCGACAGCGCGCTGATGCAGCGCTACCTGGGCTGGATTCACCTGACGCTGACGCGGCGCCGCGCCACCTTCCTGGCCGTCACCCTGTTCTTCATCGGCACCCTGGGGTTGATCCCCTGGCTGTCCACCAGCTTTCTGCCCGCGCAGGACAGTGGCACCAGCAAGGTAATGCTGGAGATGCCGCCGGGTACCACGCTGGAGCAGACTGCGCAGATCACCCGGCAGGCGGATCAGCGCCTGCGGGAAATTCCTGAAGTGGCGCATGTGTTCGCGGTGGTCGGTTCGGCAAAAAGCTCCGCTGCAGGCGCGGCAGGCATCATCGGCGCCGGCGATGCGGTGCTGACCGTCGAGCTGGTGCCCCGCGACCAGCGTTCGGTCAGGCAGAGCGCGGTGGAAGCGAAGATGCGCCAGGCCCTGCGCAGCCTGCCGGGGGTGCGCGTCGACGTCGGTGGTGACAGCAGCGGCGAAAAGCTCAGCATCGTGCTGGCCAGTGACGACGGCGATCTGCTGGAGCGCACCGCACAGGCGCTGGAGCCGCAATTGCGGCAGATTCCCGGCATCGGCACGGTGTCCTCCAGCAGCGCCCTGCAACGCCCGGAGATCCAGATGCACCCGGATCCGGCGCGTGCTGCCGCCCTCGGCATCACCAGCCAGGCCATTGCCGATACCCTGCGTATGGCCACCTACGGGCAGTACAGCTCGCAACTGGGCAAGATCAACCTTTCACAGCGCCAGGTGGATGTGCGGGTGCGCATGGATCCGGCGGTGCGTCACGACCTGGGCCTGATCGGCCAGTTGCGGGTAGCCGGCCATGACGGCCAGGTGGCGCTCGCCTCGCTGGGCGAGCTGAGCATGGGCAGTGGCCCGGCACAGATCACCCGTCTGGATCGTTTGCGCAACATCACCCTGTCGATCGAACTCAATGGTCGTAACCTCGGTGACGTGATGGCCGAGGCGCAGCAGTTGCCGGCCATGCAGCATCTGCCTGAGCAGGTGAAGATCGTCGAGCAGGGCGAGCTGCAACTGATGACCGAGCTGTTCGCCAGCTTCGGCCTGGCGATGGCCATCGGCGTGCTGTGCGTGTATGCCGTGCTGGTGCTGCTGTTCCACGACTTCATGCAGCCGGCCACCATTCTCTCGGCGTTGCCGCTGTCGCTGGGCGGCGCGCTGCTGGCGCTGATCCTGTGCGGCATGAGCTTCTCGCTGCCGTCGGTGATCGGGTTCCTGATGCTGATGGGCATCGTGACCAAGAACTCCATCCTGCTGGTGGAGTACGCCATCGTCGCGCGCCGTGAACTGGGCATGAGCCGTTACGACGCGCTGATCGATGCCTGCCACAAGCGCGCGCGGCCGATCATCATGACCACCCTGGCCATGGGTGGCGGCATGCTGCCCACCGCCCTGGGCTTCGGCGAAGACCCGGCGTTCCGCCAGCCGATGGCGGTGATCGTGATGGGCGGCCTGCTGGCCTCGACCGTGCTGAGCCTGCTGGTGGTGCCGGTGATCTTTACCTGGGTGGACGACGTGCTGCAGTGCCTGAAGCGGAGGCTGGGCATGGGGTGA
- a CDS encoding efflux RND transporter periplasmic adaptor subunit has translation MKPWMRNTLLAAAGIGGMALLLSRCAPPPENGAPSEAVSSLSVEVVKPRLQQWPGVLQASGALAAWQEAVIDAETSGLRIASLNADVGSQVKKGQVLATLAAETVQAQEQKQLAAVAQARANLEQARSNDRRAQVVGQGGSLSDQQREQYRIQVAVAKAELASAEADLRATRINLGQTRILAVDDGVISSRTAMLGKVLAAGDELFRMIRGNRIEWQAELDARQLPQVQVGQVARVQLPDGRQVTGQVRLVSPSLDAKTSRALVYVALPVGSPAQAGMYASGQIELPARDALTLPDSAVVLRDGRSYVFTVDADQHVRQRLVTLGRRQQQAVEVLSGLDAETPVVRSGGAFLADGAKVSVVPGAGDTP, from the coding sequence ATGAAGCCCTGGATGCGCAACACCTTGCTGGCCGCTGCCGGCATTGGCGGGATGGCGCTGCTGCTGAGCCGTTGCGCACCGCCGCCGGAAAACGGCGCACCGAGCGAAGCGGTCAGCAGCCTGAGCGTGGAAGTGGTCAAGCCCCGGCTGCAGCAGTGGCCTGGTGTATTACAGGCCAGCGGCGCACTGGCGGCCTGGCAGGAGGCGGTGATCGACGCCGAAACCAGTGGCTTGCGTATTGCCAGCCTGAACGCCGATGTCGGCAGCCAGGTGAAGAAAGGCCAGGTTCTGGCGACCCTGGCGGCGGAAACCGTCCAGGCCCAGGAACAGAAACAGCTAGCCGCCGTGGCTCAGGCGCGCGCCAACCTGGAACAGGCCCGTTCCAACGACCGCCGCGCGCAGGTCGTGGGGCAGGGCGGCTCGCTGTCCGACCAGCAGCGCGAGCAGTACCGCATCCAGGTGGCGGTGGCCAAGGCCGAACTGGCCAGCGCCGAAGCCGATTTGCGGGCGACCCGCATCAATCTAGGCCAGACCCGGATCCTGGCGGTCGACGACGGGGTCATTTCGTCACGTACGGCGATGCTCGGCAAGGTGCTGGCCGCTGGCGACGAACTGTTTCGCATGATCCGCGGCAACCGCATCGAGTGGCAGGCCGAGCTGGACGCCCGGCAATTGCCGCAGGTTCAGGTAGGGCAGGTTGCCCGGGTGCAGTTGCCCGATGGTCGCCAAGTCACCGGCCAGGTGCGCCTGGTGTCACCCTCGCTTGATGCCAAGACCAGCCGTGCGCTGGTCTATGTGGCACTGCCGGTCGGCAGCCCGGCCCAGGCCGGCATGTATGCCAGTGGCCAGATCGAGCTGCCGGCCCGTGATGCGCTGACCCTGCCGGATTCGGCGGTGGTGCTGCGCGACGGGCGTTCGTATGTGTTCACCGTCGATGCCGACCAGCACGTCAGGCAACGGCTGGTGACCCTGGGGCGGCGTCAGCAGCAGGCCGTCGAAGTGCTCAGCGGCCTGGATGCGGAGACCCCGGTAGTGCGCAGCGGCGGTGCGTTCCTGGCCGATGGCGCCAAGGTCAGCGTGGTACCTGGCGCAGGCGACACACCATGA
- a CDS encoding efflux transporter outer membrane subunit translates to MPAFTYRLDPLKRLPLLAWACTALALSGCMLGPDYQRPQVPLDPQWHAPLPHGGTVSGLQQWWQQFNDPALTQLLRMAEADSPSMDQAWANIAQARATLGSLEADAWPQANGQYQVGRGSRRQGEQKVGGSGYAKTLDASWELDLFGKLRRNNEAGQARLEARVDDWHDARVSLAAQVANDYVQYRGCQLLSQRYADQLRSQQATAEATRQSLQAGLISSADAALADASAASSQSALIEQQSQCQLLVKSLVALTGGDEPRVLSVLDSVPARLPQPAQLQVTQIPADLIRQRPDIASREREMAAANAEIGVAKADRLPSLSLVGTFTSGAQIGQVNRSWTLGPSISLPLLDGGRRLATQRGAEAAYAAAVAAYRQTLRSGVMEVEQALVRLDASSRREASAERASAGYQASFEAIDRNWQAGNASLLDRETARRQALQADIQLITLQQNQVRDWIDLYKALGGGWQPDAPLARQPSSLPGGGR, encoded by the coding sequence ATGCCCGCATTCACGTATCGCCTCGACCCTCTCAAACGCCTGCCGTTACTGGCCTGGGCCTGCACTGCGCTTGCCTTGAGCGGCTGCATGCTGGGCCCGGACTACCAGCGTCCGCAGGTCCCGCTCGACCCGCAATGGCACGCGCCGTTGCCGCATGGCGGCACGGTCAGTGGGCTGCAGCAGTGGTGGCAGCAGTTCAACGATCCGGCGCTGACCCAGCTATTGCGCATGGCCGAGGCCGACAGCCCGAGCATGGATCAGGCCTGGGCCAATATCGCCCAGGCGCGGGCCACGCTGGGCAGCCTTGAGGCCGATGCCTGGCCCCAGGCCAACGGTCAATACCAGGTAGGCCGTGGCAGCCGGCGCCAGGGCGAGCAGAAGGTCGGTGGTTCAGGCTATGCCAAGACCCTCGATGCTAGCTGGGAGCTGGACCTGTTCGGCAAGCTGCGGCGCAACAACGAGGCCGGCCAGGCACGCCTGGAGGCGCGGGTCGACGACTGGCACGACGCACGCGTGTCGCTGGCCGCGCAGGTGGCCAATGACTACGTGCAATACCGCGGCTGCCAGTTGCTCAGCCAGCGCTACGCGGATCAACTGCGCTCGCAGCAGGCCACTGCCGAGGCCACCCGGCAGTCCCTGCAGGCCGGGTTGATTTCCAGCGCCGACGCCGCATTGGCCGACGCCAGTGCCGCCAGCAGCCAGTCGGCGTTGATCGAGCAGCAGTCGCAGTGCCAACTGCTGGTCAAGAGTCTGGTCGCCCTGACCGGCGGCGATGAACCGCGTGTGCTCAGCGTGCTCGACTCGGTGCCGGCGCGCCTGCCGCAGCCCGCGCAGCTACAGGTCACGCAGATCCCGGCGGATCTGATCCGGCAACGTCCCGACATTGCTTCACGCGAGCGGGAAATGGCCGCCGCCAATGCCGAAATCGGCGTCGCCAAGGCCGACCGCCTGCCCAGCCTGAGCCTGGTGGGCACGTTCACCTCCGGCGCGCAGATCGGCCAGGTCAACCGTAGCTGGACCCTGGGGCCGAGCATCTCGCTACCGCTGCTTGACGGGGGCCGCCGCCTGGCCACCCAGCGCGGCGCCGAGGCGGCCTATGCCGCGGCGGTGGCGGCCTATCGGCAAACCCTGCGCAGCGGGGTAATGGAAGTGGAACAGGCATTGGTAAGGCTGGACGCCAGCAGCCGTCGCGAAGCCTCGGCCGAGCGGGCCAGCGCGGGTTACCAGGCCTCCTTCGAGGCCATCGACCGCAACTGGCAGGCTGGCAATGCCAGCCTGCTGGATCGCGAGACGGCGCGTCGCCAGGCGCTGCAAGCCGACATCCAGCTCATCACCCTGCAGCAGAACCAGGTGCGTGACTGGATCGATCTGTACAAAGCCCTGGGCGGCGGTTGGCAGCCCGATGCTCCGCTGGCCCGCCAGCCGTCTTCGTTGCCGGGAGGTGGCAGATGA
- a CDS encoding aspartyl/asparaginyl beta-hydroxylase domain-containing protein, translating into MRPSFYDTSRFPHLQRLANNWEVIRQEFLALDAPTLTINRVGKSITEIVDEVDQHMQAGGEYGWLWGWGDNMQPMPEWTQYGLVAYDTPIPHARAAMPRTLDLLAQVPGIKLCALLRMEPNVFLGTHAHTGTWEEGLLHMQLTVDAPLEQNYAYLNVNGSFNQSTNGNLVIFDGSLDHFAVNASRGHRTVLYMEFYRELHMAA; encoded by the coding sequence ATGCGCCCCTCGTTTTATGACACCAGCCGCTTTCCGCACCTGCAGCGCCTGGCCAACAACTGGGAAGTGATACGCCAGGAATTCCTCGCCCTCGACGCCCCCACGCTGACCATCAACCGGGTCGGCAAGTCCATCACCGAAATCGTCGACGAGGTCGACCAGCACATGCAGGCCGGCGGTGAATACGGTTGGCTGTGGGGCTGGGGCGACAACATGCAGCCCATGCCCGAATGGACCCAGTACGGTCTGGTGGCCTACGACACCCCCATTCCCCACGCCCGCGCAGCGATGCCGCGTACCCTCGACCTGCTGGCCCAGGTGCCTGGCATCAAACTGTGCGCGCTGCTGCGCATGGAGCCCAATGTGTTCCTCGGCACCCATGCGCACACCGGCACCTGGGAAGAGGGGCTGCTGCACATGCAACTGACCGTCGATGCACCACTGGAGCAGAACTACGCCTATCTGAACGTGAACGGCAGTTTCAACCAGAGCACCAACGGCAACCTGGTGATCTTCGACGGCTCGCTGGATCATTTCGCCGTGAACGCCTCGCGAGGCCACCGCACCGTGCTGTACATGGAGTTCTATCGCGAACTGCACATGGCTGCCTGA
- a CDS encoding MFS transporter, with protein sequence MSGRFDLGRGFYWLWSGESLAVVGTALMEFALGVWIYNHTGSTVAFANAVLAATLPAVLFLPLAGGLADRFSHRAIILCCDLTLATLLLGLMALLWADRLQPLHLYAFNALASVVSAFRKPAYQAAVSLLVKPGKFTKASGLSSLSKNTSALVAPLLAGAIMAHSGLVTILMVDLIAYCAGSLLVIKAFSGMRRVVVDKGRAETTTDSAQGHVRLALRFLASRRTLLGLLVYTMARGAVLAVATLMMTPLLLSTHGSQVLGMAYTWAALGGLAAAGVLILLGEPRNLLVSATLADAVLAACVIGLGWVAQPWAYYPLVFIAICMAGIADACVNALWMRNLGAASRASVFALISMLTITTTSVLTLLAGFAVDHWLQPAMQPGGAYAAALGPWLGTGTGRGVGLLLASLGALLGLFVLVLLASGAMRRLGRTVPVSHDRQPEAGQSPLTRSNAEHAH encoded by the coding sequence ATGAGCGGGCGCTTCGACCTGGGGCGGGGGTTCTACTGGCTGTGGAGCGGCGAATCGCTGGCAGTGGTGGGCACTGCACTGATGGAATTCGCCCTGGGCGTCTGGATCTACAACCACACCGGTTCCACCGTGGCCTTCGCCAACGCGGTGCTGGCCGCGACCCTGCCGGCCGTGCTGTTCCTGCCGCTGGCCGGCGGGTTGGCCGACCGCTTCAGTCATCGGGCGATCATCCTGTGCTGCGACCTGACCCTGGCCACGCTGTTGCTCGGCCTGATGGCGCTGTTGTGGGCCGATCGTCTACAACCTCTGCACCTGTATGCCTTCAATGCCCTGGCGTCGGTGGTCAGCGCCTTTCGCAAGCCGGCCTACCAGGCGGCAGTCAGCCTGCTGGTAAAACCCGGCAAGTTCACCAAAGCCTCGGGCCTGAGCAGCCTGAGCAAGAACACCTCGGCCTTGGTAGCGCCCCTGTTGGCCGGGGCGATCATGGCGCATTCGGGGCTGGTGACCATCCTGATGGTCGACCTGATCGCCTACTGCGCCGGCTCGTTGCTGGTGATCAAGGCGTTCTCCGGTATGCGCCGGGTCGTGGTCGACAAGGGCCGAGCGGAAACGACGACCGACAGCGCTCAGGGGCATGTGCGCCTGGCACTGAGGTTTCTGGCCAGTCGCCGGACCTTGCTGGGTTTGCTGGTCTACACCATGGCACGCGGCGCCGTGCTGGCGGTGGCCACCTTGATGATGACGCCCTTGCTGCTTTCGACCCACGGCAGCCAGGTGCTGGGTATGGCCTACACCTGGGCGGCGCTGGGAGGCCTGGCCGCTGCCGGTGTGCTGATCCTGCTGGGTGAGCCGCGCAACCTGCTGGTCAGCGCCACCCTGGCCGACGCGGTGCTGGCTGCCTGTGTCATCGGCCTGGGCTGGGTCGCCCAGCCGTGGGCCTATTACCCGCTGGTGTTCATCGCCATCTGTATGGCCGGCATCGCCGATGCCTGCGTGAACGCCCTGTGGATGCGCAACCTGGGCGCCGCCAGCCGTGCCAGCGTGTTCGCCCTGATCAGCATGCTGACCATCACCACGACCAGCGTACTGACACTGCTGGCCGGTTTCGCCGTCGACCATTGGCTGCAACCGGCCATGCAGCCCGGCGGGGCCTATGCGGCCGCGCTGGGCCCCTGGCTGGGCACGGGAACAGGACGCGGTGTGGGCCTGCTGCTGGCAAGCCTGGGCGCGCTGCTGGGGCTGTTCGTGCTGGTTCTGCTGGCGTCGGGTGCCATGCGCCGGCTCGGCCGGACTGTACCGGTTTCACATGACAGACAGCCCGAGGCCGGGCAGTCACCCTTGACCCGCTCGAACGCTGAGCATGCTCACTGA
- a CDS encoding cupin-like domain-containing protein, with amino-acid sequence MSLSQSLAQPANKFWSLSRFPNYARCGAVDEVDALSISRADFTHHFVNRNRPCLVRNAVRHWPAFERWQALDYLARHSHNKPVVVRSQVVPEVIGWARPEVKAELTAYANSVYRDMPFHEFLDGLRVGSGPWVADSCRFSEGSAIEPMQQDVGGLPFMPTLGKSLAYPAHRSFLYRDSYTDWHFHVTDETFMAQVVGTKEVLILPPDEAAWRALRPVIEDTGRLYDIDTERFPGTQALQPLRAVVEPGDALYIPVYWWHAVQSLDEAYGATVAATFRTPLHVSGDIRSPIARRVLRTYLFSRYAPLVAAAVGYSMAWRLAAGFRRMAA; translated from the coding sequence ATGTCACTGTCCCAATCGCTCGCGCAGCCGGCGAACAAGTTCTGGAGCCTGTCGCGCTTTCCTAACTACGCCCGCTGCGGCGCGGTGGACGAAGTCGACGCGCTGAGCATCAGCCGCGCCGACTTCACCCATCACTTCGTGAACCGCAACCGTCCGTGCCTGGTGCGCAATGCGGTGCGCCACTGGCCGGCGTTCGAGCGCTGGCAGGCGCTGGACTACCTGGCCCGGCATTCGCACAACAAACCGGTGGTGGTGCGCTCGCAGGTGGTGCCCGAGGTGATCGGCTGGGCCCGGCCAGAGGTCAAGGCGGAACTCACGGCCTACGCCAACAGCGTGTACCGCGACATGCCCTTTCATGAGTTTCTTGACGGCCTGAGGGTCGGCAGCGGGCCATGGGTCGCAGATAGCTGCCGCTTCAGCGAAGGCTCGGCCATCGAGCCGATGCAGCAGGATGTGGGCGGGCTGCCGTTCATGCCGACCCTGGGCAAGTCGCTGGCCTACCCGGCGCACCGCAGCTTTCTGTATCGCGACTCGTACACCGACTGGCATTTCCACGTCACCGACGAGACCTTCATGGCCCAGGTGGTGGGCACCAAGGAGGTGCTGATCCTGCCGCCTGACGAAGCGGCCTGGCGCGCCTTGCGTCCGGTGATCGAAGACACCGGGCGGCTGTACGACATCGACACCGAGCGCTTCCCTGGTACCCAGGCCCTGCAACCGCTGCGCGCCGTGGTGGAGCCGGGCGATGCGCTGTATATCCCGGTGTACTGGTGGCATGCCGTGCAGTCGCTGGACGAAGCCTACGGCGCCACGGTGGCGGCGACCTTCCGTACCCCCTTGCACGTCAGCGGCGACATCCGTTCGCCGATCGCCCGCCGGGTACTGCGTACCTATCTGTTCTCGCGTTACGCGCCGCTGGTGGCCGCTGCGGTGGGCTACTCGATGGCCTGGCGCCTGGCTGCCGGCTTCAGACGGATGGCGGCATGA